A section of the Primulina eburnea isolate SZY01 chromosome 1, ASM2296580v1, whole genome shotgun sequence genome encodes:
- the LOC140840274 gene encoding protein EMBRYO SAC DEVELOPMENT ARREST 30-like isoform X2, whose amino-acid sequence MKSKIKWAALGGLVLSFMSLLAHLFLAKSSASMLQYSSIAAFTEDLNYPEKPGRKGAGYRKLWGKVKAMEALQPYANTRSMPYPCNFPYMFLLGIATSLTVFQSLISNMSPLTDNHVLSASVSQLPHEQNNGFIYAKVHGDFEKIKASICDLVAISRLLNATLVIPEIQGSTQSKGISSKFRSFSYLYNEEQFISVLANDVIIARNLPHDLMETRKRKQYPIFKPKRLSSPNYYLQDVLPKLKSAKVIGLILTDGGCLQSILPSSLVEYQSLRCRVAYHALHFREEIVEVGNQIVQSFRTRCYPNLRIKNIASAVTSFQIS is encoded by the exons ATGAAATCCAAAATAAAATGGGCGGCCCTGGGTGGACTAGTATTATCATTTATGTCCTTGTTGGCGCACTTATTTCTTGCCAAGTCCAGCGCCAGTATGTTGCAGTATAGCTCCATTGCGGCCTTTACCGAGGATTTGAATTACCCCGAAAAACCTGGAAGAAAG GGTGCTGGATATAGGAAGCTGTGGGGTAAGGTGAAAGCTATGGAGGCCTTGCAGCCTTATGCAAATACGAGAAGTATGCCATATCCTTGTAATTTCCCGTACATGTTTCTATTGGGAATTGCCACTTCTCTTACAGTATTTCAGAGCCTGATATCCAATATGTCACCACTAACGGACAACCATGTTCTCTCTGCGTCTGTTTCTCAAC TTCCACATGAGCAGAACAATGGTTTCATATATGCTAAAGTTCACGGTGACTTTGAGAAGATTAAAGCCTCA ATCTGTGATCTGGTCGCAATTTCCAGGCTTTTAAATGCTACTCTTGTCATCCCGGAGATTCAAGGAAGTACTCAATCAAAAGGAATCAG TTCCAAGTTCAGGAGTTTTTCATATCTTTACAATGAGGAACAATTCATATCAGTCCTAGCAAATGATGTGATTATTGCAAGAAACCTACCTCATGACTTGATGGAGACCAGGAAGCGCAAGCAATATCCAATTTTTAAACCCAAAAGGTTGTCTTCTCCCAATTATTATCTGCAGGATGTTTTACCAAAATTAAAGAGTGCTAAGGTCATTGGATTGATACTTACTGATGGAGGATGCCTACAG TCAATCCTTCCCTCAAGCTTGGTTGAGTATCAAAGTCTAAGATGTCGAGTTGCATATCATGCACTTCATTTCCGTGAAGAAATTGTTGAAGTTGGGAACCAGATTGTGCAGAG tTTCAGAACTCGTTGTTACCCGAACCTGCGGATTAAGAACATCGCATCTGCTGTTACCTCATTTCAAATTTCGTAG
- the LOC140840274 gene encoding protein EMBRYO SAC DEVELOPMENT ARREST 30-like isoform X9: MKSKIKWAALGGLVLSFMSLLAHLFLAKSSASMLQYSSIAAFTEDLNYPEKPGRKGAGYRKLWGKVKAMEALQPYANTRIPHEQNNGFIYAKVHGDFEKIKASICDLVAISRLLNATLVIPEIQGSTQSKGISSKFRSFSYLYNEEQFISVLANDVIIARNLPHDLMETRKRKQYPIFKPKRLSSPNYYLQDVLPKLKSAKVIGLILTDGGCLQSILPSSLVEYQSLRCRVAYHALHFREEIVEVGNQIVQRKSCMVWHHAGVSSIKTNVFPFSPHP, translated from the exons ATGAAATCCAAAATAAAATGGGCGGCCCTGGGTGGACTAGTATTATCATTTATGTCCTTGTTGGCGCACTTATTTCTTGCCAAGTCCAGCGCCAGTATGTTGCAGTATAGCTCCATTGCGGCCTTTACCGAGGATTTGAATTACCCCGAAAAACCTGGAAGAAAG GGTGCTGGATATAGGAAGCTGTGGGGTAAGGTGAAAGCTATGGAGGCCTTGCAGCCTTATGCAAATACGAGAA TTCCACATGAGCAGAACAATGGTTTCATATATGCTAAAGTTCACGGTGACTTTGAGAAGATTAAAGCCTCA ATCTGTGATCTGGTCGCAATTTCCAGGCTTTTAAATGCTACTCTTGTCATCCCGGAGATTCAAGGAAGTACTCAATCAAAAGGAATCAG TTCCAAGTTCAGGAGTTTTTCATATCTTTACAATGAGGAACAATTCATATCAGTCCTAGCAAATGATGTGATTATTGCAAGAAACCTACCTCATGACTTGATGGAGACCAGGAAGCGCAAGCAATATCCAATTTTTAAACCCAAAAGGTTGTCTTCTCCCAATTATTATCTGCAGGATGTTTTACCAAAATTAAAGAGTGCTAAGGTCATTGGATTGATACTTACTGATGGAGGATGCCTACAG TCAATCCTTCCCTCAAGCTTGGTTGAGTATCAAAGTCTAAGATGTCGAGTTGCATATCATGCACTTCATTTCCGTGAAGAAATTGTTGAAGTTGGGAACCAGATTGTGCAGAG AAAATCATGCATGGTGTGGCATCATGCGGGAGTTTCTTCTATCAAGACCAACGTCTTTCCTTTCTCACCCCATCCCTGA
- the LOC140840274 gene encoding protein EMBRYO SAC DEVELOPMENT ARREST 30-like isoform X3, with protein sequence MKSKIKWAALGGLVLSFMSLLAHLFLAKSSASMLQYSSIAAFTEDLNYPEKPGRKGAGYRKLWGKVKAMEALQPYANTRSMPYPCNFPYMFLLGIATSLTVFQSLISNMSPLTDNHVLSASVSQLPHEQNNGFIYAKVHGDFEKIKASICDLVAISRLLNATLVIPEIQGSTQSKGISSKFRSFSYLYNEEQFISVLANDVIIARNLPHDLMETRKRKQYPIFKPKRLSSPNYYLQDVLPKLKSAKVIGLILTDGGCLQSILPSSLVEYQSLRCRVAYHALHFREEIVEVGNQIVQRTRCYPNLRIKNIASAVTSFQIS encoded by the exons ATGAAATCCAAAATAAAATGGGCGGCCCTGGGTGGACTAGTATTATCATTTATGTCCTTGTTGGCGCACTTATTTCTTGCCAAGTCCAGCGCCAGTATGTTGCAGTATAGCTCCATTGCGGCCTTTACCGAGGATTTGAATTACCCCGAAAAACCTGGAAGAAAG GGTGCTGGATATAGGAAGCTGTGGGGTAAGGTGAAAGCTATGGAGGCCTTGCAGCCTTATGCAAATACGAGAAGTATGCCATATCCTTGTAATTTCCCGTACATGTTTCTATTGGGAATTGCCACTTCTCTTACAGTATTTCAGAGCCTGATATCCAATATGTCACCACTAACGGACAACCATGTTCTCTCTGCGTCTGTTTCTCAAC TTCCACATGAGCAGAACAATGGTTTCATATATGCTAAAGTTCACGGTGACTTTGAGAAGATTAAAGCCTCA ATCTGTGATCTGGTCGCAATTTCCAGGCTTTTAAATGCTACTCTTGTCATCCCGGAGATTCAAGGAAGTACTCAATCAAAAGGAATCAG TTCCAAGTTCAGGAGTTTTTCATATCTTTACAATGAGGAACAATTCATATCAGTCCTAGCAAATGATGTGATTATTGCAAGAAACCTACCTCATGACTTGATGGAGACCAGGAAGCGCAAGCAATATCCAATTTTTAAACCCAAAAGGTTGTCTTCTCCCAATTATTATCTGCAGGATGTTTTACCAAAATTAAAGAGTGCTAAGGTCATTGGATTGATACTTACTGATGGAGGATGCCTACAG TCAATCCTTCCCTCAAGCTTGGTTGAGTATCAAAGTCTAAGATGTCGAGTTGCATATCATGCACTTCATTTCCGTGAAGAAATTGTTGAAGTTGGGAACCAGATTGTGCAGAG AACTCGTTGTTACCCGAACCTGCGGATTAAGAACATCGCATCTGCTGTTACCTCATTTCAAATTTCGTAG
- the LOC140840274 gene encoding protein EMBRYO SAC DEVELOPMENT ARREST 30-like isoform X1, which yields MKSKIKWAALGGLVLSFMSLLAHLFLAKSSASMLQYSSIAAFTEDLNYPEKPGRKGAGYRKLWGKVKAMEALQPYANTRSMPYPCNFPYMFLLGIATSLTVFQSLISNMSPLTDNHVLSASVSQLPHEQNNGFIYAKVHGDFEKIKASICDLVAISRLLNATLVIPEIQGSTQSKGISSKFRSFSYLYNEEQFISVLANDVIIARNLPHDLMETRKRKQYPIFKPKRLSSPNYYLQDVLPKLKSAKVIGLILTDGGCLQSILPSSLVEYQSLRCRVAYHALHFREEIVEVGNQIVQRKSCMVWHHAGVSSIKTNVFPFSPHP from the exons ATGAAATCCAAAATAAAATGGGCGGCCCTGGGTGGACTAGTATTATCATTTATGTCCTTGTTGGCGCACTTATTTCTTGCCAAGTCCAGCGCCAGTATGTTGCAGTATAGCTCCATTGCGGCCTTTACCGAGGATTTGAATTACCCCGAAAAACCTGGAAGAAAG GGTGCTGGATATAGGAAGCTGTGGGGTAAGGTGAAAGCTATGGAGGCCTTGCAGCCTTATGCAAATACGAGAAGTATGCCATATCCTTGTAATTTCCCGTACATGTTTCTATTGGGAATTGCCACTTCTCTTACAGTATTTCAGAGCCTGATATCCAATATGTCACCACTAACGGACAACCATGTTCTCTCTGCGTCTGTTTCTCAAC TTCCACATGAGCAGAACAATGGTTTCATATATGCTAAAGTTCACGGTGACTTTGAGAAGATTAAAGCCTCA ATCTGTGATCTGGTCGCAATTTCCAGGCTTTTAAATGCTACTCTTGTCATCCCGGAGATTCAAGGAAGTACTCAATCAAAAGGAATCAG TTCCAAGTTCAGGAGTTTTTCATATCTTTACAATGAGGAACAATTCATATCAGTCCTAGCAAATGATGTGATTATTGCAAGAAACCTACCTCATGACTTGATGGAGACCAGGAAGCGCAAGCAATATCCAATTTTTAAACCCAAAAGGTTGTCTTCTCCCAATTATTATCTGCAGGATGTTTTACCAAAATTAAAGAGTGCTAAGGTCATTGGATTGATACTTACTGATGGAGGATGCCTACAG TCAATCCTTCCCTCAAGCTTGGTTGAGTATCAAAGTCTAAGATGTCGAGTTGCATATCATGCACTTCATTTCCGTGAAGAAATTGTTGAAGTTGGGAACCAGATTGTGCAGAG AAAATCATGCATGGTGTGGCATCATGCGGGAGTTTCTTCTATCAAGACCAACGTCTTTCCTTTCTCACCCCATCCCTGA
- the LOC140840274 gene encoding protein EMBRYO SAC DEVELOPMENT ARREST 30-like isoform X7: MKSKIKWAALGGLVLSFMSLLAHLFLAKSSASMLQYSSIAAFTEDLNYPEKPGRKGAGYRKLWGKVKAMEALQPYANTRSMPYPFPHEQNNGFIYAKVHGDFEKIKASICDLVAISRLLNATLVIPEIQGSTQSKGISSKFRSFSYLYNEEQFISVLANDVIIARNLPHDLMETRKRKQYPIFKPKRLSSPNYYLQDVLPKLKSAKVIGLILTDGGCLQSILPSSLVEYQSLRCRVAYHALHFREEIVEVGNQIVQRKSCMVWHHAGVSSIKTNVFPFSPHP; encoded by the exons ATGAAATCCAAAATAAAATGGGCGGCCCTGGGTGGACTAGTATTATCATTTATGTCCTTGTTGGCGCACTTATTTCTTGCCAAGTCCAGCGCCAGTATGTTGCAGTATAGCTCCATTGCGGCCTTTACCGAGGATTTGAATTACCCCGAAAAACCTGGAAGAAAG GGTGCTGGATATAGGAAGCTGTGGGGTAAGGTGAAAGCTATGGAGGCCTTGCAGCCTTATGCAAATACGAGAAGTATGCCATATCCTT TTCCACATGAGCAGAACAATGGTTTCATATATGCTAAAGTTCACGGTGACTTTGAGAAGATTAAAGCCTCA ATCTGTGATCTGGTCGCAATTTCCAGGCTTTTAAATGCTACTCTTGTCATCCCGGAGATTCAAGGAAGTACTCAATCAAAAGGAATCAG TTCCAAGTTCAGGAGTTTTTCATATCTTTACAATGAGGAACAATTCATATCAGTCCTAGCAAATGATGTGATTATTGCAAGAAACCTACCTCATGACTTGATGGAGACCAGGAAGCGCAAGCAATATCCAATTTTTAAACCCAAAAGGTTGTCTTCTCCCAATTATTATCTGCAGGATGTTTTACCAAAATTAAAGAGTGCTAAGGTCATTGGATTGATACTTACTGATGGAGGATGCCTACAG TCAATCCTTCCCTCAAGCTTGGTTGAGTATCAAAGTCTAAGATGTCGAGTTGCATATCATGCACTTCATTTCCGTGAAGAAATTGTTGAAGTTGGGAACCAGATTGTGCAGAG AAAATCATGCATGGTGTGGCATCATGCGGGAGTTTCTTCTATCAAGACCAACGTCTTTCCTTTCTCACCCCATCCCTGA
- the LOC140840274 gene encoding protein EMBRYO SAC DEVELOPMENT ARREST 30-like isoform X4 produces MKSKIKWAALGGLVLSFMSLLAHLFLAKSSASMLQYSSIAAFTEDLNYPEKPGRKGAGYRKLWGKVKAMEALQPYANTRSMPYPCNFPYMFLLGIATSLTVFQSLISNMSPLTDNHVLSASVSQLPHEQNNGFIYAKVHGDFEKIKASICDLVAISRLLNATLVIPEIQGSTQSKGISSKFRSFSYLYNEEQFISVLANDVIIARNLPHDLMETRKRKQYPIFKPKRLSSPNYYLQDVLPKLKSAKVIGLILTDGGCLQSILPSSLVEYQSLRCRVAYHALHFREEIVEVGNQIVQRSRHVEGH; encoded by the exons ATGAAATCCAAAATAAAATGGGCGGCCCTGGGTGGACTAGTATTATCATTTATGTCCTTGTTGGCGCACTTATTTCTTGCCAAGTCCAGCGCCAGTATGTTGCAGTATAGCTCCATTGCGGCCTTTACCGAGGATTTGAATTACCCCGAAAAACCTGGAAGAAAG GGTGCTGGATATAGGAAGCTGTGGGGTAAGGTGAAAGCTATGGAGGCCTTGCAGCCTTATGCAAATACGAGAAGTATGCCATATCCTTGTAATTTCCCGTACATGTTTCTATTGGGAATTGCCACTTCTCTTACAGTATTTCAGAGCCTGATATCCAATATGTCACCACTAACGGACAACCATGTTCTCTCTGCGTCTGTTTCTCAAC TTCCACATGAGCAGAACAATGGTTTCATATATGCTAAAGTTCACGGTGACTTTGAGAAGATTAAAGCCTCA ATCTGTGATCTGGTCGCAATTTCCAGGCTTTTAAATGCTACTCTTGTCATCCCGGAGATTCAAGGAAGTACTCAATCAAAAGGAATCAG TTCCAAGTTCAGGAGTTTTTCATATCTTTACAATGAGGAACAATTCATATCAGTCCTAGCAAATGATGTGATTATTGCAAGAAACCTACCTCATGACTTGATGGAGACCAGGAAGCGCAAGCAATATCCAATTTTTAAACCCAAAAGGTTGTCTTCTCCCAATTATTATCTGCAGGATGTTTTACCAAAATTAAAGAGTGCTAAGGTCATTGGATTGATACTTACTGATGGAGGATGCCTACAG TCAATCCTTCCCTCAAGCTTGGTTGAGTATCAAAGTCTAAGATGTCGAGTTGCATATCATGCACTTCATTTCCGTGAAGAAATTGTTGAAGTTGGGAACCAGATTGTGCAGAG GAGCCGACATGTGGAAGGCCATTGA
- the LOC140840274 gene encoding protein EMBRYO SAC DEVELOPMENT ARREST 30-like isoform X5, translating into MKSKIKWAALGGLVLSFMSLLAHLFLAKSSASMLQYSSIAAFTEDLNYPEKPGRKGAGYRKLWGKVKAMEALQPYANTRSMPYPCNFPYMFLLGIATSLTVFQSLISNMSPLTDNHVLSASVSQLPHEQNNGFIYAKVHGDFEKIKASICDLVAISRLLNATLVIPEIQGSTQSKGISSKFRSFSYLYNEEQFISVLANDVIIARNLPHDLMETRKRKQYPIFKPKRLSSPNYYLQDVLPKLKSAKVIGLILTDGGCLQGSTIIVMLLMIPSAFRRGDNGGFLFFDASL; encoded by the exons ATGAAATCCAAAATAAAATGGGCGGCCCTGGGTGGACTAGTATTATCATTTATGTCCTTGTTGGCGCACTTATTTCTTGCCAAGTCCAGCGCCAGTATGTTGCAGTATAGCTCCATTGCGGCCTTTACCGAGGATTTGAATTACCCCGAAAAACCTGGAAGAAAG GGTGCTGGATATAGGAAGCTGTGGGGTAAGGTGAAAGCTATGGAGGCCTTGCAGCCTTATGCAAATACGAGAAGTATGCCATATCCTTGTAATTTCCCGTACATGTTTCTATTGGGAATTGCCACTTCTCTTACAGTATTTCAGAGCCTGATATCCAATATGTCACCACTAACGGACAACCATGTTCTCTCTGCGTCTGTTTCTCAAC TTCCACATGAGCAGAACAATGGTTTCATATATGCTAAAGTTCACGGTGACTTTGAGAAGATTAAAGCCTCA ATCTGTGATCTGGTCGCAATTTCCAGGCTTTTAAATGCTACTCTTGTCATCCCGGAGATTCAAGGAAGTACTCAATCAAAAGGAATCAG TTCCAAGTTCAGGAGTTTTTCATATCTTTACAATGAGGAACAATTCATATCAGTCCTAGCAAATGATGTGATTATTGCAAGAAACCTACCTCATGACTTGATGGAGACCAGGAAGCGCAAGCAATATCCAATTTTTAAACCCAAAAGGTTGTCTTCTCCCAATTATTATCTGCAGGATGTTTTACCAAAATTAAAGAGTGCTAAGGTCATTGGATTGATACTTACTGATGGAGGATGCCTACAG GGCAGTACAATCATTGTTATGCTGTTAATGATACCATCAGCATTTCGTAGAGGTGATAATGGTGGTTTCCTGTTCTTTGATGCTTCACTATGA
- the LOC140840274 gene encoding protein EMBRYO SAC DEVELOPMENT ARREST 30-like isoform X6, whose amino-acid sequence MKSKIKWAALGGLVLSFMSLLAHLFLAKSSASMLQYSSIAAFTEDLNYPEKPGRKGAGYRKLWGKVKAMEALQPYANTRSMPYPCNFPYMFLLGIATSLTVFQSLISNMSPLTDNHVLSASVSQLPHEQNNGFIYAKVHGDFEKIKASICDLVAISRLLNATLVIPEIQGSTQSKGISSKFRSFSYLYNEEQFISVLANDVIIARNLPHDLMETRKRKQYPIFKPKRLSSPNYYLQDVLPKLKSAKVIGLILTDGGCLQGSTIIVMLLMIPSAFRRVNPSLKLG is encoded by the exons ATGAAATCCAAAATAAAATGGGCGGCCCTGGGTGGACTAGTATTATCATTTATGTCCTTGTTGGCGCACTTATTTCTTGCCAAGTCCAGCGCCAGTATGTTGCAGTATAGCTCCATTGCGGCCTTTACCGAGGATTTGAATTACCCCGAAAAACCTGGAAGAAAG GGTGCTGGATATAGGAAGCTGTGGGGTAAGGTGAAAGCTATGGAGGCCTTGCAGCCTTATGCAAATACGAGAAGTATGCCATATCCTTGTAATTTCCCGTACATGTTTCTATTGGGAATTGCCACTTCTCTTACAGTATTTCAGAGCCTGATATCCAATATGTCACCACTAACGGACAACCATGTTCTCTCTGCGTCTGTTTCTCAAC TTCCACATGAGCAGAACAATGGTTTCATATATGCTAAAGTTCACGGTGACTTTGAGAAGATTAAAGCCTCA ATCTGTGATCTGGTCGCAATTTCCAGGCTTTTAAATGCTACTCTTGTCATCCCGGAGATTCAAGGAAGTACTCAATCAAAAGGAATCAG TTCCAAGTTCAGGAGTTTTTCATATCTTTACAATGAGGAACAATTCATATCAGTCCTAGCAAATGATGTGATTATTGCAAGAAACCTACCTCATGACTTGATGGAGACCAGGAAGCGCAAGCAATATCCAATTTTTAAACCCAAAAGGTTGTCTTCTCCCAATTATTATCTGCAGGATGTTTTACCAAAATTAAAGAGTGCTAAGGTCATTGGATTGATACTTACTGATGGAGGATGCCTACAG GGCAGTACAATCATTGTTATGCTGTTAATGATACCATCAGCATTTCGTAGAG TCAATCCTTCCCTCAAGCTTGGTTGA
- the LOC140840274 gene encoding protein EMBRYO SAC DEVELOPMENT ARREST 30-like isoform X8 encodes MKSKIKWAALGGLVLSFMSLLAHLFLAKSSASMLQYSSIAAFTEDLNYPEKPGRKGAGYRKLWGKVKAMEALQPYANTRSMPYPCNFPYMFLLGIATSLTVFQSLISNMSPLTDNHVLSASVSQLPHEQNNGFIYAKVHGDFEKIKASICDLVAISRLLNATLVIPEIQGSTQSKGISSKFRSFSYLYNEEQFISVLANDVIIARNLPHDLMETRKRKQYPIFKPKRLSSPNYYLQDVLPKLKSAKVIGLILTDGGCLQEFSLSLFLRSQSFPQAWLSIKV; translated from the exons ATGAAATCCAAAATAAAATGGGCGGCCCTGGGTGGACTAGTATTATCATTTATGTCCTTGTTGGCGCACTTATTTCTTGCCAAGTCCAGCGCCAGTATGTTGCAGTATAGCTCCATTGCGGCCTTTACCGAGGATTTGAATTACCCCGAAAAACCTGGAAGAAAG GGTGCTGGATATAGGAAGCTGTGGGGTAAGGTGAAAGCTATGGAGGCCTTGCAGCCTTATGCAAATACGAGAAGTATGCCATATCCTTGTAATTTCCCGTACATGTTTCTATTGGGAATTGCCACTTCTCTTACAGTATTTCAGAGCCTGATATCCAATATGTCACCACTAACGGACAACCATGTTCTCTCTGCGTCTGTTTCTCAAC TTCCACATGAGCAGAACAATGGTTTCATATATGCTAAAGTTCACGGTGACTTTGAGAAGATTAAAGCCTCA ATCTGTGATCTGGTCGCAATTTCCAGGCTTTTAAATGCTACTCTTGTCATCCCGGAGATTCAAGGAAGTACTCAATCAAAAGGAATCAG TTCCAAGTTCAGGAGTTTTTCATATCTTTACAATGAGGAACAATTCATATCAGTCCTAGCAAATGATGTGATTATTGCAAGAAACCTACCTCATGACTTGATGGAGACCAGGAAGCGCAAGCAATATCCAATTTTTAAACCCAAAAGGTTGTCTTCTCCCAATTATTATCTGCAGGATGTTTTACCAAAATTAAAGAGTGCTAAGGTCATTGGATTGATACTTACTGATGGAGGATGCCTACAG GAATTTTCTCTCTCTCTGTTTCTTCGTAGTCAATCCTTCCCTCAAGCTTGGTTGAGTATCAAAGTCTAA
- the LOC140840409 gene encoding uncharacterized protein produces the protein MYALATLWPSGVMDTEGVKRAISRAKDRRRALNNRRKDQEKSKKTKVLTPKTEDVTRGEGTNMTQISHLQEKISIDSRDHSATSTSKSNLNAAVAHPATCAPVSSGNIQDVNKARQEKAKGNSSRNSVDSGPIDILPKKKVKRKPDSEVVECELLPEKVPPQAGERHKHHKPMTAPVTKSNLQLAPSKFEQPN, from the exons ATGTATGCG CTTGCAACATTGTGGCCTAGTGGAGTCATGGATACCGAGGGAGTTAAACGTGCAATATCTAGAGCAAAAGATAGGAGGAGGGCACTGAACAACCGGAGAAAG GATCAAGAGAAAAGCAAGAAGACGAAGGTCTTGACACCAAAAACAGAAGATGTCACTCGAGGAGAAGGTACCAACATGACTCAGATATCCCATCTTCAAGAAAAAATCTCAATAGATTCTCGTGACCATTCTGCAACTTCGACAAGCAAGTCAAACCTCAATGCTGCTGTAGCTCATCCTGCTACATGTGCACCAGTTTCCTCTGGAAACATACAGGATGTGAACAAAGCAAGGCAAGAAAAAGCGAAGGGCAACTCCAGCAGAAATTCTGTTGATTCTGGGCCAATTGATATATTaccaaaaaagaaagtaaaaagaAAGCCTGACTCAGAGGTGGTCGAATGTGAGCTCCTCCCTGAGAAGGTGCCTCCACAGGCGGGGGAAAGGCACAAACACCACAAGCCGATGACCGCCCCGGTCACTAAATCAAACCTCCAACTAGCACCTTCAAAGTTTGAGCAGCCGAATTGA